The following proteins are co-located in the Sphingobacteriia bacterium genome:
- a CDS encoding EAL domain-containing protein, whose protein sequence is MDKNLLPKDFNLITDFYSSRILEIITNALDDKNNNELGFLIVEIKNFNNILFLLGNEKAYSLIHKLGYEIQKNHVQVEIINHNHFLIIIKDCSDAKLSECALDFFNQIHLFGFKQNEEAYFHPVIGGTLRSGSNLPNAKDILNQCITALDNAKDSTQNYTSYKEVLNIQAKIKNEMHLANFAHKALFYKNIAFAFQPIIKSSDGTTSFYESLLRLLNDEGKPISAGPFIPIAEKFGFINLIDDISFKMVIDNLTKYKDITLSFNLSSICIDNNNFLQKMFEFLRNCPELASRLIIEITETAILKDLGKAAYLIAKLQDLGCKVALDDFGSGYTSFKNIKALTIDIIKIDGSFIKDISDSHDNKIFVETFIAMCKKFGLESVAEYVETGDIAKTLIDLKVDYLQGNYFSPAVIEKPWLNEQKKII, encoded by the coding sequence TTAGGGTTTTTAATTGTAGAAATAAAAAATTTTAATAATATATTATTTTTACTTGGTAATGAGAAAGCTTATTCACTTATCCATAAGCTTGGTTATGAAATACAAAAAAATCATGTACAAGTTGAAATCATTAACCACAATCACTTTTTAATTATAATCAAAGATTGCTCGGATGCAAAACTTAGTGAATGCGCTTTAGATTTTTTTAATCAAATTCATCTATTTGGCTTTAAGCAAAATGAAGAAGCTTATTTTCATCCTGTTATAGGAGGAACACTTAGAAGCGGAAGTAATTTACCTAATGCCAAAGATATTCTTAATCAATGCATCACTGCTCTTGATAATGCTAAAGACTCTACACAAAATTACACTTCTTATAAGGAAGTACTAAATATTCAGGCAAAAATTAAAAATGAAATGCATTTAGCTAATTTTGCTCATAAAGCATTATTTTATAAAAACATAGCTTTCGCTTTCCAGCCAATTATAAAAAGTTCTGACGGTACCACCAGCTTTTATGAATCTCTTTTAAGGTTACTTAATGATGAAGGTAAGCCAATTTCTGCAGGCCCTTTTATTCCAATTGCTGAAAAATTTGGATTTATAAATCTTATAGATGACATTTCGTTTAAAATGGTTATCGACAATCTTACAAAATATAAAGACATTACATTATCTTTTAACCTTTCTAGTATTTGTATCGACAATAACAATTTTTTACAAAAAATGTTTGAATTTTTAAGAAATTGCCCTGAACTTGCCTCAAGATTAATAATTGAAATTACAGAAACTGCTATTTTAAAAGACCTTGGTAAAGCTGCATATTTAATTGCAAAACTACAAGATTTAGGTTGTAAAGTAGCGTTAGATGATTTTGGATCGGGATATACTTCTTTTAAAAATATTAAAGCTTTAACTATAGATATTATTAAAATTGACGGCTCGTTTATTAAAGATATTTCTGATTCTCATGATAATAAAATTTTCGTTGAAACCTTTATCGCTATGTGCAAAAAATTTGGATTAGAATCAGTAGCAGAATATGTAGAAACGGGTGATATAGCTAAAACTCTTATAGATCTTAAAGTTGATTACTTGCAAGGAAATTACTTCTCTCCAGCAGTAATTGAAAAACCTTGGCTTAATGAACAAAAGAAAATTATTTAA
- a CDS encoding DedA family protein, with protein MELILDWIQWLVNFTHSIGYLGIFIATFLESTFLPIPAELTMIPAGYLVYQGERNLTLVILTSISGTILGAGLNYYIAYVYGRKLLLKYGKYFFIDEKKLNSIEKFFNKHGAVSTFSGRLIPGVRHFISFPAGLAKMNLKKFCLYTALGGGIWMITLIVLGYYIGENEDLIAEWLPIITIFILSVCAIFVGIYTKLQTKKKDN; from the coding sequence ATGGAATTAATTTTAGACTGGATACAGTGGTTAGTTAACTTTACACATAGCATTGGTTACTTAGGAATTTTTATTGCAACTTTTTTAGAAAGCACTTTTTTACCTATCCCAGCTGAATTAACAATGATTCCCGCAGGTTATTTAGTTTATCAGGGCGAAAGAAATTTAACATTAGTAATTTTAACTAGTATTTCAGGAACAATTTTAGGGGCTGGTTTAAATTATTATATTGCATATGTATATGGTCGCAAATTACTTCTAAAATATGGAAAATATTTTTTTATTGATGAAAAAAAATTAAATTCTATTGAAAAGTTTTTTAATAAACATGGCGCAGTTTCTACCTTTTCCGGAAGATTGATCCCAGGAGTTAGACATTTCATCTCATTCCCTGCAGGCCTTGCTAAAATGAATCTTAAGAAATTCTGTCTATATACTGCCTTAGGTGGCGGCATATGGATGATTACTCTTATAGTACTTGGTTATTATATTGGAGAGAATGAAGATCTTATAGCTGAATGGCTACCTATTATAACTATTTTTATTCTTTCAGTCTGCGCAATTTTTGTAGGAATTTACACAAAATTACAAACAAAAAAGAAGGATAATTAA